From the genome of Candidatus Kapaibacterium sp., one region includes:
- the sufD gene encoding Fe-S cluster assembly protein SufD, producing the protein MAAHDLQTRLVETFHRWQHDGDNLPWSPQHPLRHRAIAAFQRLGFPTTRHEDWKYTSIAPLLRPAYRLTPPPPLEPTALLHRFPALEGLPTPHVWLLNGLPVIARLPEQVQCWSFLQNPEGHPSFGSLLPLEDEAFVALNTAFAPDAAFVSLSGDLPDEVLHVAIVTTAETEPQLAHPRLWLRIEPNAHRRVLVSFHSLGTHPGLTNAAAELLVGPGAHLELVVWETDVTTAYLITTFSALLEQHARLGVWHVALGGAVTRNNLYIRLAGSGADAQLFGAMMVEGQQIIDHCTLVEHRVEQCTSNQLYKSVADDQGTITFSGRIHVYPGAQKTNAYQSHRAVLLSEKATVNARPQLEIYADDVRCTHGATTGSLDEGALFYLRCRGIPHAEARALLLQAFLTEAISSLPDEVVRNRAEAVLEGWAHRTAEVTP; encoded by the coding sequence ATGGCAGCACACGATCTCCAGACACGCTTGGTGGAGACTTTCCACCGCTGGCAACATGATGGTGACAACCTACCCTGGTCTCCGCAACATCCCCTGCGCCACCGGGCAATAGCAGCTTTCCAGCGCCTTGGCTTCCCGACAACACGGCACGAGGATTGGAAATACACCAGCATTGCACCACTGCTGCGCCCAGCATACCGGCTTACCCCCCCGCCACCTCTGGAACCGACCGCTCTCCTCCACCGGTTTCCTGCCCTTGAAGGACTCCCCACGCCCCACGTGTGGCTCCTCAACGGTCTCCCGGTAATCGCCAGGCTGCCCGAGCAGGTGCAGTGCTGGAGCTTCCTGCAGAATCCGGAAGGCCATCCCTCCTTCGGTAGCCTTCTGCCACTTGAGGATGAGGCCTTCGTAGCCCTCAACACAGCCTTTGCTCCCGATGCAGCATTCGTGAGCCTTTCGGGCGACTTGCCTGATGAAGTACTCCACGTTGCCATCGTAACAACCGCAGAAACTGAGCCGCAGCTTGCACACCCTCGGCTGTGGCTACGCATAGAACCGAATGCCCACCGGCGTGTCCTGGTGAGCTTCCACAGCTTGGGCACGCATCCCGGCCTGACGAACGCTGCCGCTGAGCTGTTGGTAGGTCCAGGCGCTCACTTGGAGCTCGTCGTCTGGGAGACCGACGTCACGACAGCATACCTCATTACGACCTTCAGCGCCCTACTGGAACAGCATGCTCGCTTGGGCGTCTGGCACGTGGCCCTGGGCGGGGCAGTGACACGCAACAATCTGTATATTCGCCTCGCCGGCTCTGGTGCTGATGCCCAGCTCTTTGGCGCAATGATGGTCGAAGGGCAGCAGATCATTGATCACTGCACGCTGGTGGAACACCGGGTAGAGCAGTGTACCAGCAATCAGCTCTACAAGTCCGTGGCCGACGACCAAGGGACCATCACCTTCTCAGGACGAATCCACGTATACCCAGGGGCCCAAAAGACGAATGCTTACCAGTCCCACCGAGCCGTGCTACTCTCAGAGAAGGCTACCGTCAACGCACGGCCACAGTTAGAGATCTACGCTGACGATGTCCGTTGTACCCACGGAGCTACAACCGGCAGCCTGGACGAAGGGGCCCTCTTCTACCTCCGCTGTCGCGGGATTCCACACGCCGAGGCTCGAGCGCTTCTGCTCCAGGCCTTCCTGACAGAAGCAATCTCCTCGCTGCCCGACGAAGTCGTGCGGAACCGAGCGGAGGCAGTACTCGAGGGGTGGGCGCATCGCACTGCAGAGGTGACCCCATGA
- the sufC gene encoding Fe-S cluster assembly ATPase SufC, whose translation MLSVRNLRVAVEGKEILRGVDLEVRPGEIHAIMGPNGSGKSTLAAVLAGREGYEVLEGEVLFDGQNLLEMEPEERARLGLFLAFQYPVEIPGVTLATFLRTALNAIRTARGQEPLDPIQFLNLARERMSWLGIDPAFLQRAVNEGFSGGEKKRNEIFQLLLLEPRLAILDETDSGLDIDALKIVASGVNRMRSPERAFVVITHYQRLLNYIVPDIVHVLFDGRIIRSGGKELALELEERGYDWLRTEGEELVLPTLP comes from the coding sequence CTGTTGAGTGTAAGGAATCTCCGCGTTGCCGTTGAAGGGAAAGAGATTCTGCGGGGAGTGGACCTGGAGGTTCGCCCCGGAGAGATCCATGCCATCATGGGACCGAATGGGTCCGGTAAGAGCACCCTCGCAGCGGTCCTTGCAGGCCGCGAGGGTTACGAAGTCCTGGAGGGCGAGGTCCTCTTCGATGGCCAGAACCTGCTGGAGATGGAGCCAGAAGAGCGTGCCCGATTGGGTCTCTTCTTGGCCTTCCAGTATCCGGTAGAGATTCCCGGCGTCACGCTGGCCACCTTTCTGAGGACTGCCCTCAATGCCATTCGAACCGCGCGCGGGCAGGAGCCGTTAGACCCCATCCAGTTCCTGAATCTTGCTCGCGAGCGCATGAGCTGGCTCGGGATTGATCCAGCCTTCCTGCAGCGTGCCGTCAACGAGGGATTCTCCGGGGGCGAGAAGAAGCGGAACGAGATCTTCCAACTCCTGCTCTTGGAGCCTCGGTTGGCAATTCTGGACGAGACTGACTCTGGACTAGACATCGACGCCTTGAAGATCGTCGCCTCCGGAGTCAACCGAATGCGCTCTCCAGAGCGGGCCTTCGTTGTCATCACACACTACCAGCGTCTCCTCAACTACATCGTCCCCGACATCGTGCACGTACTCTTCGACGGGCGCATCATACGTTCCGGCGGCAAGGAGCTCGCGCTGGAGCTGGAAGAGCGCGGATACGATTGGCTCCGCACCGAAGGCGAAGAGCTTGTGCTACCGACCCTCCCGTAG
- the sufB gene encoding Fe-S cluster assembly protein SufB: MPAQYEDVLQQVTESEYKYGFVAEIEEEIAPVGLNEDIIRYIWERKGEPEWMLEWRLRAYRHWKTMQEPRWAKVTYPPIDYQAISYYAAPKKRHVSSLDEVDPEIRRIFERLGIPLEEQKLLAGVAVDAVLDSASVATTFKEKLAELGIIFCSMSEAIQKYPDLVQRYLGSVVPYTDNFFAALNSAVFSDGSFVYVPPGVRCPIELSTYFRINAARTGQFERTLIIADEGSYVSYLEGCTAPMRDENQLHAAVVELIALDGAEIKYSTVQNWYPGDAQGRGGIYNFVTKRGICLGKESKISWTQVETGAAITWKYPSVILKGEGSVGEFYSVAVTKGFQQADTGTKMIHIGRHTRSRIVSKGIAAGRSNNTYRGLVRILRGADYARNYTQCDSLLIGSSCGAHTFPYIEVLNPTAVTEHEATTSKIGEDMLFYCQQRGISEEDAVALIVNGYCREVLNQLPMEFAVEAQKLLAISLEGSVG, encoded by the coding sequence ATGCCAGCGCAGTACGAGGACGTTCTCCAGCAGGTCACGGAATCGGAATACAAGTACGGCTTCGTTGCAGAGATTGAGGAAGAAATTGCTCCAGTAGGGCTCAACGAAGACATCATCCGCTACATCTGGGAGCGAAAGGGCGAACCAGAGTGGATGCTCGAATGGCGCCTACGAGCCTATCGCCACTGGAAGACGATGCAGGAGCCCCGGTGGGCAAAGGTTACCTATCCACCGATCGACTACCAGGCCATCAGCTACTACGCAGCACCAAAGAAACGACACGTCAGTAGCCTGGACGAGGTTGACCCCGAGATTCGCCGCATCTTTGAGCGTTTGGGTATCCCACTGGAGGAGCAGAAGCTACTGGCTGGGGTTGCTGTTGACGCTGTTCTGGATAGCGCCTCCGTTGCGACAACCTTCAAGGAAAAGCTGGCGGAGCTGGGTATCATCTTCTGCTCCATGAGCGAGGCAATCCAGAAGTACCCAGACCTGGTGCAGCGGTATCTCGGCTCCGTGGTGCCATACACGGACAACTTCTTCGCAGCCCTCAACTCCGCTGTATTCAGCGACGGTTCCTTTGTCTACGTCCCGCCCGGAGTGCGCTGTCCAATTGAGCTTTCCACGTACTTCCGCATCAACGCTGCTCGGACCGGACAGTTCGAGCGCACCCTCATCATTGCTGATGAAGGCTCGTACGTCAGCTACTTAGAGGGCTGCACCGCTCCAATGCGGGATGAAAACCAGCTCCACGCTGCCGTCGTGGAACTGATCGCGTTGGACGGAGCGGAAATCAAGTACTCCACTGTCCAGAACTGGTACCCGGGCGACGCTCAGGGGCGCGGTGGCATCTACAACTTCGTCACCAAGCGCGGTATCTGCTTGGGCAAGGAGTCTAAGATCTCGTGGACTCAGGTGGAGACAGGCGCTGCCATCACGTGGAAGTACCCGAGTGTTATCCTCAAGGGTGAAGGGAGCGTCGGCGAGTTCTACTCAGTCGCTGTCACCAAAGGCTTCCAGCAGGCAGATACCGGCACCAAGATGATCCACATCGGCCGGCACACCCGAAGCCGTATCGTCTCTAAAGGCATCGCTGCTGGGCGGAGTAACAACACGTACCGAGGGTTGGTCCGCATCCTCCGCGGGGCTGACTACGCCCGCAACTATACCCAGTGCGACTCCCTACTCATCGGGAGCAGTTGCGGGGCTCATACCTTCCCCTACATCGAGGTGCTCAACCCAACAGCGGTGACCGAACACGAAGCAACGACATCCAAGATTGGTGAGGACATGCTCTTCTACTGCCAGCAGCGCGGTATCTCGGAGGAAGATGCCGTGGCCCTGATCGTCAACGGTTACTGCCGCGAAGTCCTCAACCAACTGCCGATGGAATTTGCTGTAGAAGCGCAGAAGCTGCTGGCGATCTCGCTGGAGGGTAGTGTTGGGTAA
- a CDS encoding acetyl-CoA C-acetyltransferase, producing MPAAVIVSAVRTPIGAFLGSLSELPAPRLGAHVIAESLRRARIEPAIVDEVIMGNVLTAGVGQAPARQAAIFAGLPEHVPCMTINKVCGSGLKAVMLAEQAIRCGDAEIVVAGGQESMSNAPYLLPRVRTGLRMGHAQLVDSMIHDGLWDVYNQFHMGDAAELCAKTCSIGRDEQDEYAILSYRRALEAQAKGYFADEIVPVTYERPNGQTVTVDTDEEPAKVRFEKIPHLKPVFRPDGTVTAANASSIDDGAAAVVVMSEERAAALGIKPLARIVAHGSVAQKPEWFTTAPIEGIRHVLRKAGMQLEDIDLFEINEAFAVVALVAQKQLGIPLERLNVHGGAVALGHPIGASGARILVTLIHALRRYGKRYGMAAICIGGGEASALIVENLQ from the coding sequence ATGCCCGCAGCCGTTATCGTCTCCGCTGTCCGTACCCCGATTGGTGCCTTCTTAGGCTCGCTGTCTGAGCTTCCTGCTCCACGCCTAGGAGCGCACGTCATTGCGGAATCGCTTCGCCGCGCTAGGATTGAGCCAGCGATCGTTGATGAAGTCATCATGGGCAACGTCCTCACGGCTGGTGTTGGACAGGCCCCAGCCCGTCAAGCCGCCATCTTCGCTGGACTTCCGGAACACGTTCCCTGCATGACCATCAACAAAGTCTGCGGCAGCGGGTTGAAGGCAGTTATGCTCGCTGAACAGGCTATCCGATGTGGTGACGCTGAAATCGTTGTTGCAGGCGGCCAAGAATCAATGTCGAATGCTCCTTACCTCCTCCCTAGAGTCCGCACAGGGTTGCGCATGGGACATGCCCAGCTCGTTGACTCCATGATCCACGACGGACTCTGGGACGTCTACAACCAGTTCCACATGGGCGACGCTGCTGAGCTCTGTGCCAAGACATGCTCGATTGGACGGGACGAACAGGACGAATACGCCATCCTAAGCTACCGCCGGGCTCTGGAGGCCCAAGCGAAGGGATACTTCGCTGACGAGATTGTCCCTGTTACCTACGAACGCCCGAACGGACAGACGGTCACTGTCGATACCGATGAGGAGCCTGCAAAGGTGCGCTTCGAAAAGATTCCCCACCTCAAGCCTGTCTTCCGCCCCGACGGAACAGTAACGGCTGCAAACGCTAGCTCTATCGACGACGGTGCTGCTGCTGTGGTCGTAATGTCTGAAGAGCGTGCAGCAGCCCTGGGGATCAAGCCATTGGCTCGCATCGTCGCTCATGGCTCGGTTGCCCAGAAACCCGAATGGTTCACAACTGCCCCCATCGAGGGAATCCGGCATGTCCTACGCAAAGCCGGCATGCAGTTGGAGGACATCGACCTGTTTGAGATCAACGAAGCCTTCGCTGTTGTTGCGCTCGTAGCCCAGAAGCAACTGGGGATACCCCTGGAGAGGCTTAACGTCCACGGTGGAGCCGTTGCGCTTGGACATCCGATTGGTGCTTCGGGTGCTCGCATCTTGGTTACCCTCATCCACGCCCTTCGGCGATACGGCAAGCGCTACGGTATGGCTGCTATCTGCATTGGCGGTGGAGAGGCCAGTGCGCTGATCGTTGAAAACCTCCAGTAA
- a CDS encoding VWA domain-containing protein: protein MESAQRSVDEVGLFLLAMQEFGLFEAVERHLPKEFAAVYEIARVLLRPDNPLAQRLAPLFGLLASHATLQRESVSKPLLHHQFVAEEYEAELIRHYRDVARIYSHQFLLPEEVFYHRLAERSLWMPVARPPQVYGYQTQADVYAPDIRKQKVYVLLDTSASMQMHHRIQLAKAITYIFLRRNQAELGEVFFRTFDLQLGELLHASDRASFEKLLQTVLRLRAVGQGTALEQAIVTAVNDIRRRPSLAQSEILVITDGIAYLHVQQLRELLGTDIRLHAVRLGAGQLQLKAKAVEDFAYRDDSEPSRLLRKLSDEKRHVERLLANASGEQQRRSLANQLRALEQQYAALFTQVEQQAHEHYSTALQQLCTVFVAVEDMELASLVELSAERRVLLEKAVQQFLERLRDLPTAQDYRDAAVLAEYLSFLAECCPEASSLQALEEQLRTHVARVIRQGEYVSAHQRVSLNRMERRSLMVLAAASGSSLEWLLRLLSPLYWFRRLRLWLRRRLLRLRWRFR from the coding sequence ATGGAGTCAGCACAGCGCTCGGTTGACGAAGTTGGGCTGTTCCTGCTGGCAATGCAGGAATTCGGGCTCTTTGAGGCGGTGGAGCGCCACCTACCAAAGGAGTTTGCTGCCGTCTACGAAATTGCCCGTGTCCTCCTTCGGCCGGATAATCCCCTGGCGCAGCGTCTGGCACCGCTCTTCGGGCTCTTGGCATCGCATGCTACCCTACAGCGTGAGTCGGTGTCGAAACCCCTACTACATCACCAGTTCGTGGCGGAGGAGTACGAGGCCGAACTCATCCGGCACTACCGTGACGTAGCCAGAATCTACTCGCACCAGTTTCTGCTGCCGGAGGAGGTCTTCTACCACCGCTTGGCTGAACGGTCTCTGTGGATGCCCGTTGCCCGCCCTCCGCAGGTCTACGGCTACCAGACTCAAGCCGACGTGTACGCCCCGGACATCCGCAAGCAGAAGGTGTACGTGCTGCTTGACACTTCTGCCTCTATGCAGATGCACCACCGCATCCAGTTGGCAAAGGCGATCACGTACATCTTCCTCCGACGAAACCAGGCAGAGCTTGGTGAAGTCTTCTTCCGCACTTTCGATTTGCAGTTGGGCGAACTCCTCCATGCTAGCGATCGGGCTTCGTTTGAGAAGCTGCTGCAGACTGTGCTTCGCCTCCGGGCCGTGGGCCAAGGGACGGCCTTGGAACAGGCAATTGTGACGGCAGTCAATGATATCCGCCGGCGCCCTTCGTTAGCGCAGAGTGAGATTTTGGTCATCACCGACGGGATTGCGTACTTGCACGTCCAACAGCTCCGGGAGTTGCTGGGCACGGACATCCGCTTGCATGCCGTCCGGCTGGGCGCAGGCCAGCTTCAGCTAAAGGCGAAAGCGGTGGAGGATTTTGCTTATCGGGATGACAGTGAGCCGAGCCGGCTTCTGCGGAAGCTCTCCGACGAGAAGCGCCATGTAGAACGGCTTCTGGCCAACGCCTCCGGGGAACAGCAACGGCGGTCACTGGCCAACCAGCTACGGGCACTGGAGCAGCAGTATGCGGCACTTTTTACACAGGTGGAGCAGCAGGCGCATGAGCACTACAGTACGGCCCTCCAGCAGCTCTGCACGGTGTTTGTGGCCGTGGAAGACATGGAGTTGGCCTCCCTCGTTGAGCTATCGGCGGAACGTCGGGTGCTGCTGGAGAAGGCAGTACAGCAGTTCCTGGAGCGTCTTCGGGACTTGCCAACAGCGCAGGACTACCGCGATGCAGCCGTCCTTGCTGAGTACCTAAGCTTCTTGGCAGAGTGCTGTCCCGAGGCAAGTTCTCTGCAGGCTTTAGAAGAGCAACTGCGGACTCATGTGGCACGTGTCATCCGCCAGGGGGAGTACGTGAGCGCACACCAGCGTGTGTCGCTCAACCGTATGGAGCGTCGGTCTCTGATGGTTCTGGCGGCGGCTTCTGGGAGTTCGTTGGAGTGGCTCCTGAGGTTGCTGTCTCCGCTGTACTGGTTCCGGCGCCTACGGCTGTGGCTACGGCGGCGGCTTCTGCGCTTGCGGTGGCGCTTTCGGTGA
- the recA gene encoding recombinase RecA, producing the protein MPEARPAEAKQKALQLAIDQIEKQFGKGAIMRLSDSQVVPVEAISTGSLTLDAAIGVGGVPRGRIVEIFGPESSGKTTVCLHIIAEAQRQGGIAAFVDAEHALDIQYAQRLGIDLNNLLLSQPEFGEQALEIVETLVRSGAVDVVVVDSVAALTPRVEIEGEMGDAQVGLQARLMSQAMRKLSAAIGRSNAVVIFTNQLRSKIGVLYGNPETTTGGNALKYYASVRIELRRKDVIKEGTEIVGSRIRFKVVKNKVAPPFKEGEFDILYTEGISRLNELIDLGVEYGIVARSGSWFSFGEERVQGREGLRKLLQEDPALYARLEEAVRTTLKLPQRGDGEATRNASRKPLAPQER; encoded by the coding sequence ATGCCCGAGGCCCGACCGGCAGAAGCGAAGCAGAAGGCCCTGCAGTTAGCGATCGACCAAATCGAGAAGCAGTTCGGTAAGGGGGCCATCATGCGCCTAAGCGACTCCCAGGTCGTTCCCGTGGAAGCCATCTCTACGGGCAGCCTGACCTTGGACGCTGCAATTGGAGTTGGTGGTGTCCCCCGCGGACGCATCGTGGAAATCTTCGGCCCCGAATCCTCGGGCAAAACGACCGTATGCCTCCACATCATCGCAGAAGCCCAACGGCAGGGCGGCATCGCTGCCTTTGTGGATGCCGAGCATGCGCTAGACATCCAGTACGCTCAGCGCTTAGGGATAGACCTCAACAACCTACTGCTCTCCCAGCCAGAGTTCGGAGAGCAAGCGCTGGAGATCGTGGAGACACTCGTGCGGAGTGGTGCTGTGGACGTCGTCGTAGTTGACTCTGTCGCAGCCCTCACGCCACGGGTTGAGATTGAAGGGGAGATGGGGGATGCCCAAGTTGGGCTGCAGGCACGCTTGATGTCACAGGCAATGCGGAAGCTCAGCGCTGCTATTGGCCGCTCGAATGCCGTCGTGATCTTCACAAACCAGCTCCGCAGCAAGATCGGCGTGCTCTACGGGAACCCAGAGACGACTACTGGTGGGAACGCTCTCAAGTACTACGCCTCGGTCCGCATCGAGCTACGCCGCAAAGACGTCATCAAGGAGGGCACGGAGATTGTCGGCAGCCGCATCCGCTTCAAGGTGGTCAAGAACAAGGTGGCACCTCCCTTCAAAGAAGGCGAGTTCGACATCCTCTACACCGAAGGTATCTCCCGGCTCAACGAGCTCATAGACCTCGGTGTAGAGTACGGTATCGTTGCCCGTAGTGGCTCGTGGTTCTCCTTCGGCGAGGAACGCGTCCAGGGACGCGAAGGTTTGCGGAAGCTCCTCCAAGAAGACCCAGCCCTCTACGCCCGCCTCGAGGAAGCTGTCCGAACTACTCTCAAGCTACCACAACGTGGTGACGGAGAAGCCACCCGCAATGCCTCTCGAAAGCCCCTAGCACCTCAAGAGCGCTGA
- a CDS encoding OsmC family protein — translation MGWDLGRETPVLRELLRQRSFPLLPRVDGKQTRVVPGCGFGHDINIILLAREGYDAVGADFAPGPLWWLADQLQQQGLQAELIYEDIFQLPAVWARPAGAVWEYTCYCAIDPQRRGEYFAAMAGLLHPGGRLVWLFFPLDSIVGGDGLALRCEYDRSGGIDAAAGLSPCGGGISQGFASSKGWWGSVAHVPKDYRERAMKAVLELVDTGMRLEGRNERGQRTYFDADPSVGGSDTAPRPMELFLQAMMACTAMDVLSIIRKKRRTVTTFRISAEAERAPEHPKVFRRIHLRYELVSPDATEQDLQRAVELSQSTYCSASIMVRRSGCEITWEVLLRRPEEVEVMPQSAE, via the coding sequence ATGGGATGGGACTTGGGTAGAGAGACACCGGTACTCCGGGAACTCCTTCGGCAGCGGTCTTTCCCCCTCTTACCGCGGGTGGACGGAAAGCAGACTCGTGTCGTCCCAGGATGCGGTTTCGGACACGACATTAACATTATCTTGCTGGCACGCGAGGGGTACGACGCGGTCGGAGCAGACTTCGCACCTGGACCACTATGGTGGCTGGCGGACCAACTCCAGCAGCAGGGACTGCAAGCAGAGCTCATCTATGAGGACATTTTCCAGCTCCCTGCGGTTTGGGCCAGGCCTGCTGGCGCAGTGTGGGAGTATACGTGCTACTGTGCGATTGACCCCCAACGGCGCGGGGAGTACTTTGCTGCCATGGCTGGCTTGCTGCATCCTGGGGGGCGGTTGGTGTGGCTCTTCTTCCCGCTGGACTCCATAGTAGGCGGGGATGGTCTTGCCCTTCGTTGTGAATACGACAGAAGCGGTGGAATTGATGCAGCAGCAGGGCTTTCGCCCTGTGGAGGTGGTATATCCCAAGGCTTCGCATCCAGTAAGGGCTGGTGGGGAAGTGTTGCTCATGTTCCAAAGGACTACAGGGAGCGTGCGATGAAGGCAGTTTTGGAACTCGTCGATACTGGCATGCGTTTGGAGGGACGCAATGAGCGTGGACAGCGCACGTACTTTGATGCTGACCCGAGCGTTGGGGGGAGCGACACAGCACCGCGCCCAATGGAGCTCTTCCTCCAAGCGATGATGGCTTGTACGGCCATGGATGTGCTCAGCATCATCCGGAAGAAGCGGCGGACGGTGACGACCTTCCGAATCAGTGCGGAGGCAGAGCGAGCGCCGGAGCATCCCAAAGTCTTTCGGCGTATCCATCTCCGTTACGAGCTCGTCAGCCCCGATGCGACGGAGCAAGACTTGCAGCGGGCCGTGGAGCTGTCGCAGAGTACCTACTGCAGTGCCTCCATCATGGTGCGCCGTTCGGGGTGCGAGATAACGTGGGAGGTTCTCCTGCGTCGCCCAGAGGAAGTAGAGGTGATGCCACAGTCGGCAGAGTAG
- a CDS encoding VIT1/CCC1 transporter family protein, translated as METRRLLEHWHDERESALIYDALAEAESDTERQALYRELAEVERRHQAWFEELLRSQGVSPKPRPLSLRTRFLLWMIRRGNARFVVHARINEEAREVRQYLREQPRLSGRLREVTSRVARDEAEHIAELNRLLGNGSEPWHRMESGGFLRNVVYGFNDGLTANFGLVMGVIGAEVAPHIVLLSGIAGLVADALSMGASGYLAAKSEREVYEHEIQTEREELQLMPELEREELVLLYRAKGMPPEQAQQAAEQVMADPELALREKVREELGIGEFRSSPLREGVTTGIATALGALVPVIPFLFGHSTLVVWISFTVSMLMHFVVGAARSIFTGRGAFRSGLDMFLVGLGVAVVGYVVGDLLMRLFQVGAGG; from the coding sequence ATGGAGACCCGCCGGCTCTTGGAACACTGGCATGATGAGCGGGAGTCCGCTCTCATCTACGACGCATTGGCTGAAGCAGAGTCCGACACCGAACGACAGGCGCTTTATCGAGAGCTAGCTGAGGTAGAGCGTCGGCATCAGGCATGGTTTGAGGAGCTCCTTCGGAGCCAAGGCGTGAGTCCGAAGCCGCGCCCGCTCAGCTTACGGACACGCTTCCTCCTGTGGATGATTCGCCGAGGCAATGCCCGCTTTGTGGTACACGCGCGTATCAACGAAGAGGCACGCGAGGTTCGGCAGTATCTCCGTGAGCAGCCCCGTCTCTCAGGGCGGCTTCGAGAGGTGACCTCCCGGGTAGCTCGGGACGAGGCAGAGCACATTGCCGAATTGAACCGACTGCTGGGGAACGGAAGCGAGCCCTGGCATCGGATGGAGTCGGGGGGCTTCTTACGCAACGTCGTCTACGGCTTCAACGATGGCCTTACGGCGAACTTCGGACTCGTCATGGGTGTCATCGGGGCAGAGGTTGCTCCCCACATTGTGCTCTTGTCGGGCATTGCCGGTTTGGTGGCCGACGCACTCTCTATGGGTGCCAGTGGCTACCTGGCAGCGAAGAGTGAGCGGGAGGTCTACGAGCACGAAATCCAAACGGAGCGAGAAGAGCTGCAGTTGATGCCAGAGCTGGAGCGAGAGGAGCTAGTGCTGCTCTACCGTGCAAAGGGAATGCCGCCGGAGCAGGCCCAGCAGGCTGCAGAGCAGGTCATGGCTGATCCAGAGCTTGCTCTCCGCGAAAAGGTACGGGAGGAGCTTGGGATTGGTGAATTCCGGAGCTCACCGTTGCGAGAAGGGGTCACCACCGGGATAGCAACAGCCTTGGGAGCACTCGTGCCTGTTATCCCGTTCCTGTTTGGGCACAGCACGTTGGTCGTCTGGATCTCCTTCACCGTGAGCATGCTCATGCACTTCGTCGTTGGGGCAGCTCGGAGCATCTTCACGGGCCGCGGGGCGTTCAGGAGCGGGCTGGATATGTTCCTGGTTGGGCTTGGAGTTGCAGTCGTCGGTTACGTCGTTGGTGACCTCCTCATGCGCCTGTTCCAGGTCGGTGCTGGTGGGTGA